The window GTGGCGGGCAGGGCGGTGAGCACGCCGGTGGTGAGGGCGGCGGCGATCACGAGAGTGCGCAAGACGTGACTCCAGTAGGGGGCCCGCACGCACGGTGCGGGCCCAAGGCGGTTCTACGGTTGATCAGTCGGCGAAGTTCGCGCCGAAGTACGGCGCGCCGGTCGTCGAGACGCCCGAGGTGCCCGGCGTGATGGTGCGGGAGCCGGCGGTGGTGATCTTCGTGCCGTTGGACGGCAGGTAGGTGACGGCGCCGTCGAAGGCGTTCTCGCCCGAGCCGACGACCAGGTCGGCGCGGCCGTCGCCGGTGAGGTCGTCGAGCTTGACGTCCGTACCGAAGTAGTCGTCGTCCTCGTCGGTGCCGGGCACGCCCGCGGTGCTCTGGGCGAAGGACTGGGCGCCGGAGGAGGTGTTCAGGCCGCTCGCGGTGCCGTAGAGGACGGTGACGGCGCCGGTGTTCACGGCCTCACCGATGTTCTCGCCCGCGACGCCGATCGCGAGGTCGAGGAAGCCGTCGCCGTTGATGTCGCCGAGGTCGAGCTCGTAGCCGAACCAGTCGTTGCCCTCGGCCGTGCCGGGCACGTTGCCGCTGTCCTGGGTGATGCCGGTGGCCGTGCCGGGACCGTCGACCGTGCCGTACGTCACCCAGACCTTGCCGCCCTTGCCGGAGTCCGGGAAGGGGGTGCCGTCGCTGGTGGTGGTGTTCCAGTAGGCGCCGCTGACGATGTCGCCGAAGCCGTCGCCGTCGATGTCGCCGATGGCGGTGATCACGCCGGGCTTGAGGGTTTTGATGTTGGCCGTGGCCAGGCCGCTGGAGGACCCGGGGAGGTAGTAGTTGCGGTTCCAGCCGTACTCGGTCTGGGTCTCGAAGCCGTCGACGACCAGGTCGGTGCGGCCGTCGCCGCTGACGTCGCCGGCGGTCAGGTTCAGCGGGCCGCCCGCGTCCGAGCCCATGATCGGGGGCTTGACGGTGTAGCGGCCGCCCGCGGTGCCGGTGCCGGAGAAGCCGCCCTTGAAGACGTGGACGGTGGCGGAGTTGGTGCCGACGGCCAGATCGGCCTTGCCGTCGCCGTCGAAGTCACCGGCGGCGAGGTTCTCGCCCCAGCGGTCGTGCGAGGAGGGGGCCGGGTCGGCGACGGTGACGCCCTTGCCGGTGATCCCGGAGGCCGAGCCCCACAGGATGGCCAGGGCGCCGCCGTCGGTGTCGCCGCTGACGTCCTCGCCGGCCGAGCCGACGGCGATGTCGTCGTAGCCGTCGCCGTTGAAGTCGGCGTAGGCGGTGTCGTAGCCGAAGCCGTCACCGGTCTCGGCGGTGCCCGGGGTACCGGTGGTGTTCTGGCTGATGGTGGCGCGCTTGGCGGAGGAGACGCCGGAGGCGGAACCGTAGAGGACCACGAGCTGGCCGGCGTCCTTCTTGCCGTTCACGTACGCGCCGTGGGCGGAGAAGGCGACATCCCCGATGCCGTCGCCGTTGAAGTCGGCCTTGGCGACGGCGGTGGAGTCCGCGGCCGTCGCGGTGGTGGCCGTGAGGGTGAGCAGACCGCCCGTCAGAGCGGCGGCGGTGGCCGTCGCGAGGGCGAGTCGCAGCGTCTGGTGCATGCGGGTTCTCCTGCTGCATGCGGGGATGCCTGGCGGGGCATCCGCAGTCAATGGGGGTGCGACCGGTCGCGTTCTCCGGGAGTTGTCCCGGGATTCGCGTCTCGGTCGGCGATCAAGAGACCCGCACTGATGCCCAAGGGTTGTACGTGAGTTCGGTAAATTTTTGAACCACCTGTGCCCCAGCCGTGCAGCGCTGTTGAGTACGCGTACTCATGTCCGCCCGCGCCCGTCGGTCCACTGTGGAGACCCACCGACCCATGGACTCAGGGGACCCGCGATGCCGAAGGACTCCAGCCCGCGCCGACTGCTTGCGCTCGCCACGGACAACTGGCCCGCCCGGGGCTACTTGACGCTCTTCACGGCCTCCGTGGGCGCCGCCTTCGCCGCCCCGGACAGCATCCTCGCCTCGGCCCATCTGCTGCTCACGGCGCCCCTGTCCACCATGGCGATCGCCCTCCCCGTCGGCCCCGGCATCGAGGGCGGCGGAGCGGCCCAGGTGGTCGCCGTCGCCTTCTCGGCCGTATGGCTGCTGCTGTGCGCGCTGGTGAACGCGGCCGCGCTCGGCGCCCTCACCCACCACGTCCGCGACAGCCGCGCCGCGCGGCACGCGTGAACCACCCAAGGAAGGACAGCAACATGGAGCGTTCCGCACGCCCTCGCCGACGGAGCATCCGGGCCCTGCTGGAGCCCGCGACGGACAACTGGCTCTCGCGCGGCTACCTCGCGGTGGTCGCGGCGGCGGTGGGGTTCTTCCTCTACGCCGTCTACATCGCGCCGGACCCTGGTTTCGCCGGGATCTGGCCGTTCCTGGCCACGGCCCCGCTCGGCGGCCTGGCCTTTCTGCTGACGCTGCCCGTCGAGTCGGTCGAGTGGCTGAGCCCGCTCGTCTACTCCGCCGGAGCGGCCGCGGCCGGCCTGGTCAACGCCGCGCTGCTGGGCCTGCTCGCCCGCAGCCTGCGCACCCCGAAGCCGCGCCCGGCGACTTACTGATACGGCTGCTGCTG of the Streptomyces sp. NBC_00287 genome contains:
- a CDS encoding VCBS repeat-containing protein, which gives rise to MHQTLRLALATATAAALTGGLLTLTATTATAADSTAVAKADFNGDGIGDVAFSAHGAYVNGKKDAGQLVVLYGSASGVSSAKRATISQNTTGTPGTAETGDGFGYDTAYADFNGDGYDDIAVGSAGEDVSGDTDGGALAILWGSASGITGKGVTVADPAPSSHDRWGENLAAGDFDGDGKADLAVGTNSATVHVFKGGFSGTGTAGGRYTVKPPIMGSDAGGPLNLTAGDVSGDGRTDLVVDGFETQTEYGWNRNYYLPGSSSGLATANIKTLKPGVITAIGDIDGDGFGDIVSGAYWNTTTSDGTPFPDSGKGGKVWVTYGTVDGPGTATGITQDSGNVPGTAEGNDWFGYELDLGDINGDGFLDLAIGVAGENIGEAVNTGAVTVLYGTASGLNTSSGAQSFAQSTAGVPGTDEDDDYFGTDVKLDDLTGDGRADLVVGSGENAFDGAVTYLPSNGTKITTAGSRTITPGTSGVSTTGAPYFGANFAD
- a CDS encoding SCO4225 family membrane protein; protein product: MPKDSSPRRLLALATDNWPARGYLTLFTASVGAAFAAPDSILASAHLLLTAPLSTMAIALPVGPGIEGGGAAQVVAVAFSAVWLLLCALVNAAALGALTHHVRDSRAARHA
- a CDS encoding SCO4225 family membrane protein yields the protein MERSARPRRRSIRALLEPATDNWLSRGYLAVVAAAVGFFLYAVYIAPDPGFAGIWPFLATAPLGGLAFLLTLPVESVEWLSPLVYSAGAAAAGLVNAALLGLLARSLRTPKPRPATY